One genomic region from Polyangiaceae bacterium encodes:
- a CDS encoding AgmX/PglI C-terminal domain-containing protein — MNGTRAAGLVVGVGIAIGFLWFVLRGGPPASQTDASQVKASAHATSSSSAPRATLGPRASVEPSASAPRKRGGRERRDEMRRRIYEAFKQAPPPEAPAPKPAKAATAPAPAAPQSAKPRGTLPKGYIQKRIREDFIPLAKECYEAALERDPDLGGKLTVNFEIVGDESVGGIVESAELAEDSEIQDEEFMYCMRESMLSMTFEPPKGGGSVGVTYPFLFSNEDGDSEGPSR; from the coding sequence ATGAACGGGACGCGCGCTGCAGGCTTGGTCGTTGGGGTGGGGATCGCCATCGGGTTCTTGTGGTTCGTCCTGCGTGGCGGACCCCCTGCGAGCCAGACTGATGCAAGTCAGGTGAAGGCCAGCGCTCACGCAACGTCCAGTTCGAGCGCCCCACGCGCCACCCTGGGCCCTCGAGCCAGCGTTGAGCCATCCGCTTCCGCTCCGCGCAAGCGCGGCGGGCGCGAGCGACGCGATGAGATGCGTCGACGCATCTATGAGGCATTTAAGCAAGCGCCACCGCCCGAGGCGCCGGCGCCCAAGCCGGCCAAGGCTGCGACAGCTCCCGCGCCTGCTGCCCCTCAGTCGGCGAAACCCAGGGGTACCTTGCCCAAAGGGTACATCCAAAAGCGTATCCGTGAGGATTTCATCCCCTTGGCCAAAGAGTGCTACGAGGCGGCGCTCGAGCGGGACCCCGACCTCGGAGGCAAGCTCACCGTGAACTTCGAAATCGTGGGCGATGAGTCCGTGGGAGGCATCGTCGAGTCTGCGGAGCTCGCGGAAGACAGCGAGATCCAAGATGAAGAGTTCATGTACTGCATGCGCGAGTCGATGCTCAGCATGACCTTCGAACCCCCGAAAGGCGGAGGTTCAGTCGGTGTGACCTATCCCTTCCTGTTCTCGAACGAAGATGGCGATTCTGAAGGGCCATCACGTTGA